The following nucleotide sequence is from Pristiophorus japonicus isolate sPriJap1 chromosome 12, sPriJap1.hap1, whole genome shotgun sequence.
TTTGCAAAATTCAGTCTTTCGCCTGCTGTAGTGCCTGGCGCTGAGACCGGCAGGGGAAAGCAGTTCGTCCAGCCACGATCCCAGGGCAATATTGTCTGGAGCGCAAGCTAAGTGCTGAAAAGTCACTTTTGTTCAAcattatttatttgttgcagtagtggggaagtgtgggtgaggtttattgaatttttcaacCCTTTTTTTCAAATTGAGTCAGCCCCATGCACTATCGCTCCGTTAGCCTCCGAGgaggagtgtggaacgcttccctttgtGCTCCATTCTCCTCTTGgggtgatacaactgaatatcgcactttgaggcagTGGGCAGCACCCCAGCACTGTCACCACCACAAAGTGGGCgataacaaatttctagccctttattcTGTAAATGATTATCctccaatgttttttttaaattagcaaAAGTGAATATCTTAGTAAAATCTTCGGAGGTATCAGGTTTTCCCTTTATGTCCTCCACACCCTGTTGCATCCCATTTATACTAGTGGATAAGTGCATTGAATTGTGTAAGTGCTGAGTTATAATGAAGTGGGAAGTTCCAGGTTCAGTCCCTGGTCTGTGATCTGTTAGCTGCTTTAATCTAGGGTGGCAGTACGGGCTCCTGACACCCCTTGCTGGAAAGTGAGCATATGTGGATGCTGGGCGAAGTCAggctgggcttggctgtgatgcccttcaTGATTGTctaagctcacacatgaagaactaCCACTTGGACTTAGCGGCACTCCTGAAACTCAACACCAGCTTGAGGCAACCGCTTCATGAGAACAGattgagggggaaaaaaacaaataaatcaTTCTGGAGCATCATTACTGCAGAATCGTCATTCGTGTTACACAGCTGACCAAAAATAAATAGCTGCATACTTATATTTTTTTTTGCAAAAAAAACCCAAATGTCTGGTTGCCACTACACACTAACATAATAAAGCAGCATACTGGAGCAAATTCCAATCCTTATAAGGGCAGTTTCTTTTCATTATGCCCCCACATAATGTTGCATACAGATAACACAGCATGTAGGATACAATATATACTTGTGAGAGACTTGTATAAAAAAAATACACCTCCTCCAGCTCTATCTGACCATCATTATCTTACAAGTCTCACATGATACTCAGCAATGGTATATAATGTTTccttccgagatgtctgcgcttctctaatactgccctcttgagcatccctgattataaatcgctcaactatTTGTGGCTATGctgtctgttgcctaggccctaagctctggaattccctgcctaaacctctctgcctctcttttctccttcaagacactccttaaaacctacctctttgaccaagcttttggtcatctgcaataatttctccttatatggatcggtgtcaaattttttgtctcataatactcttgtgaagtgccttgggatgtttcactatgttaaaggcgctatataaatacaagttgttacctATTCCATCTATACCCAGCTGTTCAAAGCTACTTTTTAATAACCGTGGCAATCACAATAAAGTAGTCAATTTTCTAAATATGATTGCTATTGTTTATTATAGGTATAATGAACATGAGCACAACTGCTATTCCTATGCACTGACCTTCATCAACCGTGTGCTGGTAGCACAAAGTAAAAGGCAGCTGAGCAGGACTGAATTTACCGAGAGGTTTGTGGTTCCACAGACAAAGAGAGCCTCCAGATATATCACGCTCTACCGGGAGTTATGCAGAAGCTACTTTTATATTGCGGATGGCATTCAAGCTGAAGAAATCAGCAGCCAGTTTTAAAAA
It contains:
- the LOC139276729 gene encoding MKRN2 opposite strand protein-like isoform X3: MREYDGRSDLHVGISNTSGVVHNYIETGVQRDDCGWEECVCVSLVQPDMYSLINQWDLYLEQFSTADIWLPNRYNEHEHNCYSYALTFINRVLVAQSKRQLSRTEFTERFVVPQTKRASRYITLYRELCRSYFYIADGIQAEEISSQF